A region from the Canis aureus isolate CA01 chromosome 10, VMU_Caureus_v.1.0, whole genome shotgun sequence genome encodes:
- the ZNF879 gene encoding zinc finger protein 879 isoform X4, whose product MATRLLPVHAQESVTFRDVAVFFSQDEWLHLDSAQRMLYREVMLENYGTLVSLGILFSKPKVIFQLQQGEDPWMVENGVSQSPCVGWENLFETTVSEEENQEVMNKLLGDSFFDFKLGKAYINENKLEKQQGKKNKPFRKVLVTIKNTYMRERSFTSIELGKNLNLKPSLIRKPRLITRGRKPHSQHYSVLFKQLGVNTVRKCYKCNICGKIFLHSSSLSKHQRIHTGEKLYKCKECRKAFSQSSSLTQHLRVHTGEKPYICSECGKAFSFTTSLIGHQRMHTGERPYKCNECGKTFKGSSSLNNHQRIHTGEKPYKCNECGRAFSQCSSLIQHHRIHTGEKPYECSQCGKAFTSISRLSRHHRIHTGEKPFNCNECGKVFSYHSALIIHQRIHTGEKPYVCKECGKAFSQSSALIQHQRIHTGEKPYKCNECGKAFSWISRLNIHNRIHTGEKPYNCKECGKAFSSHSAVNTHRKIHTGEKPYKCNDCEKAFNQSSALIQHQRIHTGEKPFNCKVCGKAFRQSSSLMTHMRIHTGEKPYKCKDCGKAFSQSSSLTNHQRTHSGEKL is encoded by the exons GAGTCTGTGACATTCAGGGATGTGGCCGTATTCTTCAGCCAGGACGAGTGGCTGCACCTGGACTCTGCACAGAGAATGTTGTACCGGGAGGTGATGCTGGAGAACTATGGCACCCTGGTCTCGCTGG GAATTCTGTTTTCCAAACCAAAGGTTATTTTCCAGTTACAGCAAGGGGAAGACCCCTGGATGGTGGAAAATGGAGTTTCTCAAAGCCCCTGTGTAG gatGGGAGAACTTGTTTGAAACCACAgtttctgaagaagaaaatcaGGAAGTAATGAATAAACTTCTAGGTGACAGTTTTTTTGACTTCAAGTTGGGGAAAGCCTACATAAATGAGAACAAGCTAGAGAAACAACAAGGCAAAAAGAACAAGCCTTTTAGGAAAGTCTTGGTCACCATCAAAAACACCTACATGAGGGAGAGGAGCTTTACAAGTATTGAGCTTGGGAAAAATCTCAATCTGAAACCATCCCTTATTAGAAAACCCAGACTCATTACCAGAGGAAGGAAACCCCATTCACAGCActattcagttttatttaaacaGCTGGGAGTCAATACAGTACGCAAATGTTACAAATGTAACATCTGTGGGAAAATCTTCCTCCACAGTTCTTCCCTGAGCAAACACCAGAGaatccacactggagagaagctCTACAAATGCAAGGAATGTCGGAAAGCTTTCAGCCAAAGCTCATCTCTCACTCAGCACCTGAGAgttcatacaggagagaaaccttacaTATGCAgcgaatgtgggaaagccttcagttTCACCACATCACTCATCGGACATCAGAGGATGCACACTGGAGAGAGACCCTATAAATGTAACGAGTGTGGCAAGACATTTAAAGGAAGTTCATCTCTGAATAATCACCAAcgaattcatactggagaaaagCCCTATAAATGCAACGAGTGTGGGAGAGCCTTCAGCCAGTGCTCTTCTCTTATTCAACATCACAggattcatactggagagaaaccctatgaatgcagtcagtgtgggaaagcctttacgTCTATATCGCGGCTTAGTAGACACCATAGAatccatactggagagaaaccctttAATTGTAATGAGTGTGGGAAAGTATTCAGTTACCACTCAGCCCTTATCatacatcagagaattcacactgggGAGAAGCCTTATGTgtgtaaagaatgtgggaaagccttcagccaAAGCTCTGCTCTAATACAGCATCAAAGAATTCATACAGGAGAAAAGCCCTATAAATGCaatgaatgtgggaaggccttctcCTGGATTTCACGGCTAAATATACACAACAGAATccatacaggagagaaaccatataactgtaaagaatgtggaaaagccttcagtTCCCACTCAGCAGTTAATACCCATCGGAAAATTCACACTGGTGAGAAACCTTATAAATGTAATGACTGTGAAAAAGCCTTCAACCAAAGCTCAGCCCTCATTCAGCACCAGAGaatccacactggagagaagccaTTTAACTGTAAAGTATGTGGGAAAGCCTTCCGACAGAGTTCATCCCTCATGACACACATGAGAATTCATACAGGAGAAAAGCCTTATAAATGTAAAGACTGTGGGAAGGCATTTAGCCAGAGCTCTTCCCTTACCAATCATCAGAGGACTCACAGTGGTGAAAAACTATAA
- the ZNF879 gene encoding zinc finger protein 879 isoform X3, producing MRRTEKRAPGRLRLPASRLSPALPLLALFGPRAFPRRGRREEEMATRLLPVHAQESVTFRDVAVFFSQDEWLHLDSAQRMLYREVMLENYGTLVSLGILFSKPKVIFQLQQGEDPWMVENGVSQSPCVGWENLFETTVSEEENQEVMNKLLGDSFFDFKLGKAYINENKLEKQQGKKNKPFRKVLVTIKNTYMRERSFTSIELGKNLNLKPSLIRKPRLITRGRKPHSQHYSVLFKQLGVNTVRKCYKCNICGKIFLHSSSLSKHQRIHTGEKLYKCKECRKAFSQSSSLTQHLRVHTGEKPYICSECGKAFSFTTSLIGHQRMHTGERPYKCNECGKTFKGSSSLNNHQRIHTGEKPYKCNECGRAFSQCSSLIQHHRIHTGEKPYECSQCGKAFTSISRLSRHHRIHTGEKPFNCNECGKVFSYHSALIIHQRIHTGEKPYVCKECGKAFSQSSALIQHQRIHTGEKPYKCNECGKAFSWISRLNIHNRIHTGEKPYNCKECGKAFSSHSAVNTHRKIHTGEKPYKCNDCEKAFNQSSALIQHQRIHTGEKPFNCKVCGKAFRQSSSLMTHMRIHTGEKPYKCKDCGKAFSQSSSLTNHQRTHSGEKL from the exons GAGTCTGTGACATTCAGGGATGTGGCCGTATTCTTCAGCCAGGACGAGTGGCTGCACCTGGACTCTGCACAGAGAATGTTGTACCGGGAGGTGATGCTGGAGAACTATGGCACCCTGGTCTCGCTGG GAATTCTGTTTTCCAAACCAAAGGTTATTTTCCAGTTACAGCAAGGGGAAGACCCCTGGATGGTGGAAAATGGAGTTTCTCAAAGCCCCTGTGTAG gatGGGAGAACTTGTTTGAAACCACAgtttctgaagaagaaaatcaGGAAGTAATGAATAAACTTCTAGGTGACAGTTTTTTTGACTTCAAGTTGGGGAAAGCCTACATAAATGAGAACAAGCTAGAGAAACAACAAGGCAAAAAGAACAAGCCTTTTAGGAAAGTCTTGGTCACCATCAAAAACACCTACATGAGGGAGAGGAGCTTTACAAGTATTGAGCTTGGGAAAAATCTCAATCTGAAACCATCCCTTATTAGAAAACCCAGACTCATTACCAGAGGAAGGAAACCCCATTCACAGCActattcagttttatttaaacaGCTGGGAGTCAATACAGTACGCAAATGTTACAAATGTAACATCTGTGGGAAAATCTTCCTCCACAGTTCTTCCCTGAGCAAACACCAGAGaatccacactggagagaagctCTACAAATGCAAGGAATGTCGGAAAGCTTTCAGCCAAAGCTCATCTCTCACTCAGCACCTGAGAgttcatacaggagagaaaccttacaTATGCAgcgaatgtgggaaagccttcagttTCACCACATCACTCATCGGACATCAGAGGATGCACACTGGAGAGAGACCCTATAAATGTAACGAGTGTGGCAAGACATTTAAAGGAAGTTCATCTCTGAATAATCACCAAcgaattcatactggagaaaagCCCTATAAATGCAACGAGTGTGGGAGAGCCTTCAGCCAGTGCTCTTCTCTTATTCAACATCACAggattcatactggagagaaaccctatgaatgcagtcagtgtgggaaagcctttacgTCTATATCGCGGCTTAGTAGACACCATAGAatccatactggagagaaaccctttAATTGTAATGAGTGTGGGAAAGTATTCAGTTACCACTCAGCCCTTATCatacatcagagaattcacactgggGAGAAGCCTTATGTgtgtaaagaatgtgggaaagccttcagccaAAGCTCTGCTCTAATACAGCATCAAAGAATTCATACAGGAGAAAAGCCCTATAAATGCaatgaatgtgggaaggccttctcCTGGATTTCACGGCTAAATATACACAACAGAATccatacaggagagaaaccatataactgtaaagaatgtggaaaagccttcagtTCCCACTCAGCAGTTAATACCCATCGGAAAATTCACACTGGTGAGAAACCTTATAAATGTAATGACTGTGAAAAAGCCTTCAACCAAAGCTCAGCCCTCATTCAGCACCAGAGaatccacactggagagaagccaTTTAACTGTAAAGTATGTGGGAAAGCCTTCCGACAGAGTTCATCCCTCATGACACACATGAGAATTCATACAGGAGAAAAGCCTTATAAATGTAAAGACTGTGGGAAGGCATTTAGCCAGAGCTCTTCCCTTACCAATCATCAGAGGACTCACAGTGGTGAAAAACTATAA
- the ZNF879 gene encoding zinc finger protein 879 isoform X7 has protein sequence MNKLLGDSFFDFKLGKAYINENKLEKQQGKKNKPFRKVLVTIKNTYMRERSFTSIELGKNLNLKPSLIRKPRLITRGRKPHSQHYSVLFKQLGVNTVRKCYKCNICGKIFLHSSSLSKHQRIHTGEKLYKCKECRKAFSQSSSLTQHLRVHTGEKPYICSECGKAFSFTTSLIGHQRMHTGERPYKCNECGKTFKGSSSLNNHQRIHTGEKPYKCNECGRAFSQCSSLIQHHRIHTGEKPYECSQCGKAFTSISRLSRHHRIHTGEKPFNCNECGKVFSYHSALIIHQRIHTGEKPYVCKECGKAFSQSSALIQHQRIHTGEKPYKCNECGKAFSWISRLNIHNRIHTGEKPYNCKECGKAFSSHSAVNTHRKIHTGEKPYKCNDCEKAFNQSSALIQHQRIHTGEKPFNCKVCGKAFRQSSSLMTHMRIHTGEKPYKCKDCGKAFSQSSSLTNHQRTHSGEKL, from the coding sequence ATGAATAAACTTCTAGGTGACAGTTTTTTTGACTTCAAGTTGGGGAAAGCCTACATAAATGAGAACAAGCTAGAGAAACAACAAGGCAAAAAGAACAAGCCTTTTAGGAAAGTCTTGGTCACCATCAAAAACACCTACATGAGGGAGAGGAGCTTTACAAGTATTGAGCTTGGGAAAAATCTCAATCTGAAACCATCCCTTATTAGAAAACCCAGACTCATTACCAGAGGAAGGAAACCCCATTCACAGCActattcagttttatttaaacaGCTGGGAGTCAATACAGTACGCAAATGTTACAAATGTAACATCTGTGGGAAAATCTTCCTCCACAGTTCTTCCCTGAGCAAACACCAGAGaatccacactggagagaagctCTACAAATGCAAGGAATGTCGGAAAGCTTTCAGCCAAAGCTCATCTCTCACTCAGCACCTGAGAgttcatacaggagagaaaccttacaTATGCAgcgaatgtgggaaagccttcagttTCACCACATCACTCATCGGACATCAGAGGATGCACACTGGAGAGAGACCCTATAAATGTAACGAGTGTGGCAAGACATTTAAAGGAAGTTCATCTCTGAATAATCACCAAcgaattcatactggagaaaagCCCTATAAATGCAACGAGTGTGGGAGAGCCTTCAGCCAGTGCTCTTCTCTTATTCAACATCACAggattcatactggagagaaaccctatgaatgcagtcagtgtgggaaagcctttacgTCTATATCGCGGCTTAGTAGACACCATAGAatccatactggagagaaaccctttAATTGTAATGAGTGTGGGAAAGTATTCAGTTACCACTCAGCCCTTATCatacatcagagaattcacactgggGAGAAGCCTTATGTgtgtaaagaatgtgggaaagccttcagccaAAGCTCTGCTCTAATACAGCATCAAAGAATTCATACAGGAGAAAAGCCCTATAAATGCaatgaatgtgggaaggccttctcCTGGATTTCACGGCTAAATATACACAACAGAATccatacaggagagaaaccatataactgtaaagaatgtggaaaagccttcagtTCCCACTCAGCAGTTAATACCCATCGGAAAATTCACACTGGTGAGAAACCTTATAAATGTAATGACTGTGAAAAAGCCTTCAACCAAAGCTCAGCCCTCATTCAGCACCAGAGaatccacactggagagaagccaTTTAACTGTAAAGTATGTGGGAAAGCCTTCCGACAGAGTTCATCCCTCATGACACACATGAGAATTCATACAGGAGAAAAGCCTTATAAATGTAAAGACTGTGGGAAGGCATTTAGCCAGAGCTCTTCCCTTACCAATCATCAGAGGACTCACAGTGGTGAAAAACTATAA
- the ZNF879 gene encoding zinc finger protein 879 isoform X6, which yields MAPWSRWLQQGEDPWMVENGVSQSPCVGWENLFETTVSEEENQEVMNKLLGDSFFDFKLGKAYINENKLEKQQGKKNKPFRKVLVTIKNTYMRERSFTSIELGKNLNLKPSLIRKPRLITRGRKPHSQHYSVLFKQLGVNTVRKCYKCNICGKIFLHSSSLSKHQRIHTGEKLYKCKECRKAFSQSSSLTQHLRVHTGEKPYICSECGKAFSFTTSLIGHQRMHTGERPYKCNECGKTFKGSSSLNNHQRIHTGEKPYKCNECGRAFSQCSSLIQHHRIHTGEKPYECSQCGKAFTSISRLSRHHRIHTGEKPFNCNECGKVFSYHSALIIHQRIHTGEKPYVCKECGKAFSQSSALIQHQRIHTGEKPYKCNECGKAFSWISRLNIHNRIHTGEKPYNCKECGKAFSSHSAVNTHRKIHTGEKPYKCNDCEKAFNQSSALIQHQRIHTGEKPFNCKVCGKAFRQSSSLMTHMRIHTGEKPYKCKDCGKAFSQSSSLTNHQRTHSGEKL from the exons ATGGCACCCTGGTCTCGCTGG TTACAGCAAGGGGAAGACCCCTGGATGGTGGAAAATGGAGTTTCTCAAAGCCCCTGTGTAG gatGGGAGAACTTGTTTGAAACCACAgtttctgaagaagaaaatcaGGAAGTAATGAATAAACTTCTAGGTGACAGTTTTTTTGACTTCAAGTTGGGGAAAGCCTACATAAATGAGAACAAGCTAGAGAAACAACAAGGCAAAAAGAACAAGCCTTTTAGGAAAGTCTTGGTCACCATCAAAAACACCTACATGAGGGAGAGGAGCTTTACAAGTATTGAGCTTGGGAAAAATCTCAATCTGAAACCATCCCTTATTAGAAAACCCAGACTCATTACCAGAGGAAGGAAACCCCATTCACAGCActattcagttttatttaaacaGCTGGGAGTCAATACAGTACGCAAATGTTACAAATGTAACATCTGTGGGAAAATCTTCCTCCACAGTTCTTCCCTGAGCAAACACCAGAGaatccacactggagagaagctCTACAAATGCAAGGAATGTCGGAAAGCTTTCAGCCAAAGCTCATCTCTCACTCAGCACCTGAGAgttcatacaggagagaaaccttacaTATGCAgcgaatgtgggaaagccttcagttTCACCACATCACTCATCGGACATCAGAGGATGCACACTGGAGAGAGACCCTATAAATGTAACGAGTGTGGCAAGACATTTAAAGGAAGTTCATCTCTGAATAATCACCAAcgaattcatactggagaaaagCCCTATAAATGCAACGAGTGTGGGAGAGCCTTCAGCCAGTGCTCTTCTCTTATTCAACATCACAggattcatactggagagaaaccctatgaatgcagtcagtgtgggaaagcctttacgTCTATATCGCGGCTTAGTAGACACCATAGAatccatactggagagaaaccctttAATTGTAATGAGTGTGGGAAAGTATTCAGTTACCACTCAGCCCTTATCatacatcagagaattcacactgggGAGAAGCCTTATGTgtgtaaagaatgtgggaaagccttcagccaAAGCTCTGCTCTAATACAGCATCAAAGAATTCATACAGGAGAAAAGCCCTATAAATGCaatgaatgtgggaaggccttctcCTGGATTTCACGGCTAAATATACACAACAGAATccatacaggagagaaaccatataactgtaaagaatgtggaaaagccttcagtTCCCACTCAGCAGTTAATACCCATCGGAAAATTCACACTGGTGAGAAACCTTATAAATGTAATGACTGTGAAAAAGCCTTCAACCAAAGCTCAGCCCTCATTCAGCACCAGAGaatccacactggagagaagccaTTTAACTGTAAAGTATGTGGGAAAGCCTTCCGACAGAGTTCATCCCTCATGACACACATGAGAATTCATACAGGAGAAAAGCCTTATAAATGTAAAGACTGTGGGAAGGCATTTAGCCAGAGCTCTTCCCTTACCAATCATCAGAGGACTCACAGTGGTGAAAAACTATAA